TTATATTACAACCGTTATTCCACCTGGAAAGGAAAGACCATTCACCTCGAAGACCTGATTGTCAATGAAAGCGTTCGGGGTAAAGGCGTTGGTTTTGCTCTATATTCCGAAATCATCCGGCAGGGCAAGACAGATAATGTCCGCCGAATCGAATGGAATGTACTGGACTGGAACACGGCGGCTGTAGATTTTTATGTAAAATCCGGGGCAGTAGTCCTGAAAGACTGGCAAACCGTACAAATGGACGAAGTGGGTATCGCCAGGTTCCTCCAGCAATAAATAGTATAGAATTCAAAT
The Flavobacterium kingsejongi genome window above contains:
- a CDS encoding GNAT family N-acetyltransferase produces the protein MQIRKGNKADMAAVLLLIKELAAFEKEPEAVVITVADLERDGFGTVPLFHTFVAEIDNVIVGVALYYNRYSTWKGKTIHLEDLIVNESVRGKGVGFALYSEIIRQGKTDNVRRIEWNVLDWNTAAVDFYVKSGAVVLKDWQTVQMDEVGIARFLQQ